A section of the Cuniculiplasma divulgatum genome encodes:
- a CDS encoding rhodanese-like domain-containing protein produces MANSVPKIGMVDLLRLMEEHSVTVVNVLGREAYENLRIAGSVWIPFDILEERGWEMLDKERPVVTYCASSSCGASLTAAAILREHGIDASAYEGGIKEWAEAGLPVEGKLQYSDFYRAGKC; encoded by the coding sequence ATGGCCAATAGTGTTCCGAAAATCGGCATGGTGGATTTGCTGAGGCTGATGGAGGAGCACAGCGTTACTGTGGTCAATGTTCTTGGTAGAGAAGCTTACGAGAATCTTAGAATTGCCGGAAGTGTTTGGATCCCATTTGACATTCTTGAAGAAAGAGGCTGGGAGATGCTGGATAAAGAGAGACCCGTGGTCACATACTGCGCCAGCAGTTCCTGTGGAGCCTCTCTCACAGCTGCCGCAATATTGAGAGAACACGGAATTGATGCCAGCGCCTATGAGGGCGGCATTAAGGAGTGGGCAGAAGCTGGACTCCCAGTGGAAGGGAAATTGCAATATTCTGACTTCTATCGCGCAGGGAAATGTTGA
- a CDS encoding aldo/keto reductase, whose protein sequence is MRYTQIGGMEVSQLALGTWHLPPGSIRDRDGILNVDVEASNKIFKRAVDLGINFFDTANTYHGTISETHLHPEHSGNAESILGDFISGQERESIVVATKVRAEVARFPNGGGLSRKHIAWQIRESLKRLKTDHVDLYQIHWEDRKTDPEETMDILNDIVHRGLAHYIGTSNHPPEVTEKMLSISRTKGWEKFASMQESYNLLDRSFEQTKADIASRNKLTLLAYVPLAEGLLTGKYKNGIPSGTRGSYTDGFKARLAETGEKIGNFVQVAQEMDVEPAQLAIAWILKMQEYLGIRIVPILGATSVKHLESNVEALDINVSDETMKRLNSI, encoded by the coding sequence ATGCGATACACGCAAATTGGCGGAATGGAAGTTTCACAGCTTGCACTTGGCACATGGCATCTTCCACCAGGCAGCATCAGGGACAGAGATGGAATCCTCAATGTGGACGTTGAAGCATCGAATAAGATTTTCAAAAGAGCAGTGGATCTCGGGATAAATTTTTTTGATACGGCCAATACATACCACGGAACCATAAGTGAAACGCACCTTCATCCCGAACATTCTGGCAATGCTGAATCGATTCTTGGAGATTTTATTTCAGGACAGGAAAGGGAATCAATTGTGGTCGCCACAAAAGTTCGTGCTGAGGTTGCAAGATTCCCCAATGGAGGAGGATTATCTCGGAAGCACATTGCATGGCAGATCAGGGAAAGTCTGAAGCGCCTAAAAACCGACCATGTCGATCTATACCAGATTCACTGGGAGGACAGGAAAACAGATCCGGAGGAAACAATGGATATATTGAATGATATTGTACACAGAGGTCTTGCACATTACATAGGGACAAGCAATCATCCTCCGGAAGTCACTGAAAAAATGCTGAGCATCTCCAGAACAAAGGGATGGGAGAAGTTTGCATCAATGCAGGAGTCATACAATCTACTTGACAGGTCATTCGAGCAAACCAAAGCAGACATAGCGTCAAGGAACAAACTCACTCTTCTTGCATATGTGCCACTGGCTGAAGGTCTTCTCACAGGGAAGTACAAGAATGGAATTCCATCTGGAACAAGGGGGAGCTATACTGATGGATTCAAAGCAAGGCTGGCTGAAACAGGAGAGAAAATTGGCAATTTTGTTCAAGTGGCGCAAGAAATGGATGTTGAACCTGCACAGTTGGCAATTGCCTGGATACTTAAAATGCAGGAGTATTTGGGGATAAGGATTGTCCCGATCTTGGGGGCAACCAGCGTTAAACATCTTGAATCAAATGTGGAGGCGCTTGATATCAATGTTTCCGATGAGACCATGAAGAGGCTGAACAGTATCTGA
- a CDS encoding IS5 family transposase produces the protein MTPKPITTTGNRSKRRYWIGSDRRYDRYNRSLVDRIEDLLDPSFLMDWKLLLADNNRGKRGHPYRTPNAFITFLAKLRAMYSIPFRSLEGIARIFARITGIATVCYTSIFRRIRKIVPAIPDSQGKPVDCAIDSTGFKITIRGDYLGSKWKKARRGWSKLHAVISINDVSMMSFTITDEHVHDAKAGKELLRSVRDRIRRIFADKGYDSKSIYNSFGENTVIPPRKNASTRSRGSSARAKIVRQIRSTSEKEWKESVDYGKRWHVEIYFSGLKRTMGEVIKANRPDYIVQEIALKVQYYNVLREMTHAY, from the coding sequence ATGACACCAAAGCCAATCACGACCACAGGCAATAGAAGCAAAAGAAGGTATTGGATCGGTTCGGACAGAAGGTATGACAGGTACAACAGGTCCCTGGTGGACAGGATTGAGGATCTCCTTGATCCGTCATTCCTCATGGACTGGAAGCTGCTCCTTGCAGATAACAACAGGGGAAAGAGAGGCCATCCCTACAGGACGCCAAATGCATTCATAACATTCCTTGCAAAACTCAGGGCAATGTACAGCATTCCCTTCAGGTCACTGGAGGGAATTGCCAGGATATTTGCAAGGATCACAGGCATTGCAACAGTATGCTACACAAGCATATTCCGAAGAATCAGAAAGATTGTGCCTGCAATTCCCGATTCTCAGGGAAAGCCTGTGGACTGTGCAATAGATTCCACAGGCTTCAAGATCACCATCAGGGGTGATTATCTTGGATCAAAATGGAAGAAAGCAAGGAGAGGATGGTCAAAGCTTCATGCAGTCATATCCATAAATGATGTGTCAATGATGTCATTTACCATCACTGATGAACATGTGCATGATGCAAAGGCGGGAAAGGAACTGCTGAGGTCTGTAAGGGACAGAATCAGAAGGATATTTGCAGACAAGGGTTATGATTCAAAGTCAATATACAACTCATTCGGGGAGAATACAGTAATACCGCCAAGGAAGAATGCATCCACAAGAAGCAGGGGATCATCTGCCAGGGCGAAAATAGTCAGACAGATCCGGAGTACATCGGAAAAAGAATGGAAGGAATCCGTTGATTATGGAAAACGATGGCATGTTGAGATATATTTCTCAGGACTCAAGAGGACAATGGGTGAGGTAATCAAGGCCAACAGGCCTGATTACATAGTTCAGGAGATTGCACTGAAGGTGCAGTATTACAACGTTCTAAGAGAGATGACACATGCCTATTGA
- a CDS encoding zinc ribbon domain-containing protein → MYCIKCGSEIPDDAVYCPKCGFKQDQGKTGQDSSHPAQATGEKIIAASDVTELKCPGCGAPIKPQIGEMIITCEYCGASISLANEGWKSIESNTMLPLKIQTTDEVTGIIKRLMDRGLLRRHMEEKSTSEGIFLSIVPYWIVPASARSRYTAVDTGEEIGKVAGTAVLAGLLGSAMGGRGRIGMGGGMMGGMLMGGMMMGGMGGGSGSVRSYTLDQNYNYPVVAVKGLTEYQPRNYTFDLPDRVIFDASKVPKGTKVLNGDIGEDSAKNEAKTNVDQMQSAMVHQKHHGVRSLVTEIDTSDPELLHVPVWFAKFDSKGKKIALVIDGHSGNLINSIGLD, encoded by the coding sequence ATGTATTGCATCAAATGCGGTTCGGAAATACCAGACGATGCTGTATACTGCCCGAAATGTGGGTTCAAGCAGGATCAGGGAAAAACAGGACAGGATTCCAGCCATCCAGCTCAGGCTACCGGTGAAAAGATCATAGCGGCATCCGATGTTACGGAACTCAAGTGTCCGGGATGCGGAGCGCCAATAAAGCCTCAGATAGGCGAGATGATAATTACATGCGAGTATTGCGGAGCGAGCATATCCCTTGCCAATGAAGGGTGGAAGAGCATTGAATCCAACACCATGCTGCCTCTAAAAATCCAGACAACTGACGAAGTCACCGGGATCATCAAAAGACTGATGGACAGGGGGTTGTTAAGAAGGCACATGGAAGAGAAATCCACCAGTGAAGGCATTTTCTTAAGCATTGTCCCGTACTGGATTGTCCCGGCCTCAGCCCGATCCCGTTATACCGCTGTCGATACCGGTGAGGAGATTGGAAAAGTTGCCGGAACTGCTGTTCTCGCGGGTCTCCTGGGAAGCGCCATGGGTGGACGTGGGCGAATAGGAATGGGAGGAGGAATGATGGGGGGTATGCTAATGGGCGGCATGATGATGGGTGGTATGGGTGGTGGCTCAGGCTCAGTGCGGTCATACACTCTGGACCAGAACTACAATTACCCGGTGGTAGCAGTTAAAGGGCTTACGGAATACCAGCCAAGGAACTACACTTTTGATCTCCCCGACAGGGTCATATTCGACGCATCGAAAGTTCCCAAGGGGACCAAGGTTTTGAATGGAGATATTGGGGAGGATTCTGCAAAGAATGAAGCCAAAACCAACGTGGATCAGATGCAGTCAGCAATGGTACACCAGAAGCACCATGGTGTCAGGAGCCTTGTAACAGAAATCGATACGTCTGACCCGGAACTCCTTCACGTGCCTGTATGGTTCGCAAAATTTGACAGTAAGGGCAAGAAGATCGCACTTGTTATAGACGGGCATTCAGGAAACCTGATCAACAGCATCGGCCTGGATTAG
- a CDS encoding mechanosensitive ion channel family protein → MVVAVALAIAVVYILEFILLLASHYYPALKLYEVYIKDTIGGIITIGISITLVRIVRHIIETISERNAGQRNLRGIFIILRVVIYAVAIFWFLSYIGVNIEGALVGGAIGGVVIGFALQSVVSNLFSGLMVSGGGLLTPGEPVSIYSWLFGPVLTGTVEDVKTLYTKLRTQSGQIYLMPNTALLGSSLFTPLRDGTDLKYSFNVTVQADVPVDDIMKCAKENLETGRSENSIVSADLFLSSKNGTTNTILAIAKFNKIDDLNPVVDHINRVTDGCYWSIKNRKT, encoded by the coding sequence ATGGTAGTTGCTGTCGCATTGGCAATTGCCGTTGTATACATTCTTGAATTCATCCTTTTGCTGGCGTCGCATTACTATCCTGCTCTGAAGTTATACGAAGTTTACATAAAGGATACCATAGGTGGAATAATCACCATTGGAATCTCCATAACTCTCGTGAGAATTGTCAGGCATATTATAGAAACCATCTCCGAGAGAAACGCAGGACAGAGGAATCTTAGGGGAATATTCATCATTCTCAGGGTTGTCATCTATGCAGTTGCAATATTCTGGTTCCTGTCATATATCGGCGTCAATATCGAAGGTGCCCTGGTGGGCGGAGCAATCGGTGGGGTCGTAATAGGCTTCGCACTTCAGTCAGTGGTCTCAAACCTTTTCTCAGGATTGATGGTCAGCGGAGGAGGGCTCCTCACGCCAGGGGAACCCGTTTCCATATATTCATGGCTCTTTGGGCCCGTTCTGACGGGAACCGTGGAAGACGTAAAGACTCTTTATACCAAGCTGAGGACTCAATCCGGCCAAATATATCTGATGCCCAACACCGCTCTGCTGGGGAGTTCGCTTTTCACGCCATTGCGGGACGGAACAGATTTGAAGTACTCATTCAATGTAACTGTGCAGGCAGATGTTCCAGTTGATGACATTATGAAATGTGCTAAGGAGAATTTAGAAACAGGCCGTTCAGAAAACAGCATAGTCTCAGCTGATCTGTTTCTGAGTTCAAAGAATGGAACCACGAATACCATTCTGGCAATTGCAAAATTCAATAAGATAGACGATCTGAATCCGGTTGTTGACCACATCAACAGAGTTACGGACGGATGCTACTGGAGCATAAAGAACAGGAAAACCTGA
- a CDS encoding APC family permease, whose translation MTVSSNNNTETSGLRKNALSIRDVVFQGVAASAPAGAAVATMTGAAAFALGSLPLTAIVALIIVGLNVYIINRISTHVAGAGGYYDYVKLGFGKHISAYTGWSYQFYQVTSLAFIGLSISVFVPALLSNVFGINLPSYLWLPLLAGTVAFGYILSVLGVKGSLKYASVMASLEIAVVVFIGLWLIITRPSINTVSVFSPSHASGGISGVLLGVLFMYTAFSGFGTSTPLGEETTDARKTIAKGIVLTIVILGVFFVFASYAFTVAWGINNMGAYASALVPGISLSYSDIGVWAAILITVFYINSILTDMVTYTNSSSRVLYAMAKDGLFPRSISSVHKTHLTPHVASGVMALASFAIAAISTVTMGGFNAFLFTGVAGTLGSILVHIMANASLPKILKDKKLKVGYLNMIVTVVAIGFLGFIFYGSFISISSPVLIAAYSFVIWMVIGLIYIEYKNRNKGEAEPSVATSVVED comes from the coding sequence ATGACAGTGTCAAGCAATAACAACACGGAGACCTCAGGTCTGAGAAAAAATGCTCTTTCCATCAGGGACGTTGTATTTCAGGGTGTTGCTGCATCAGCTCCTGCAGGTGCAGCAGTGGCCACCATGACAGGTGCGGCAGCTTTTGCCCTGGGCTCTCTTCCCCTTACGGCAATCGTGGCATTGATCATAGTGGGCTTAAATGTGTACATAATCAATAGGATATCCACACATGTTGCGGGAGCTGGAGGATATTATGATTACGTCAAACTTGGATTCGGCAAGCACATTAGTGCTTATACCGGATGGTCTTACCAGTTTTATCAGGTAACCTCGCTTGCATTCATAGGGCTGAGTATATCAGTATTCGTTCCCGCATTGCTCTCGAACGTTTTTGGAATCAATTTGCCCTCATATCTCTGGCTGCCGCTTCTGGCAGGAACAGTGGCCTTTGGGTATATACTTTCAGTACTGGGTGTTAAGGGATCTCTCAAATATGCCTCTGTGATGGCAAGTCTTGAGATTGCCGTAGTCGTATTCATAGGTCTCTGGCTCATAATCACAAGGCCGTCTATCAACACAGTGTCTGTCTTCAGTCCGTCACATGCATCCGGAGGAATTTCTGGAGTACTTCTGGGAGTGTTGTTTATGTACACCGCATTTTCAGGTTTTGGAACTTCAACACCTCTAGGAGAGGAGACCACAGATGCAAGGAAAACAATTGCAAAAGGTATAGTGCTCACCATAGTGATACTTGGTGTCTTTTTCGTTTTTGCCTCGTACGCCTTCACGGTCGCCTGGGGAATAAATAATATGGGCGCATATGCCAGTGCACTGGTACCTGGTATATCACTTTCATACTCTGATATTGGCGTATGGGCGGCCATACTGATTACCGTATTCTACATCAACAGTATACTAACAGACATGGTAACCTACACCAACAGTTCTTCAAGGGTTCTCTACGCCATGGCAAAAGATGGCCTCTTTCCAAGGAGCATATCAAGCGTGCACAAGACTCACCTAACACCCCATGTAGCTTCCGGAGTTATGGCTCTAGCAAGTTTTGCAATCGCTGCTATATCGACTGTTACAATGGGTGGGTTCAATGCATTTCTCTTCACTGGAGTTGCCGGAACACTTGGATCTATACTGGTGCACATTATGGCAAACGCATCTCTTCCAAAGATACTTAAGGACAAGAAACTCAAGGTCGGCTATCTCAACATGATCGTTACTGTAGTTGCTATAGGTTTTCTCGGGTTCATTTTCTATGGGTCATTCATATCCATAAGTAGTCCTGTGCTGATAGCCGCATACTCATTTGTTATATGGATGGTAATTGGTTTGATCTATATTGAATACAAAAATAGAAACAAGGGCGAGGCAGAACCATCAGTTGCAACTTCTGTAGTTGAAGATTGA
- a CDS encoding mechanosensitive ion channel family protein, producing MAGNGKNNLALKIVGLMFVMAAVLFLIYLVTTVFHIIPLKFTVYVNAIFIGIIVYVIIRIILGFLNRYLRKYMDVRKVHPIMFLVSLLSYFILGIVVLSSLGIDVSSLILGGSLISVVLGLAASTVLANQFAGILFVVVRPFNIGDLVTMNMWQYGGAFPTLFPKYFSVDRIEATAYTGKVVDITINYTILDLASGDRVKIPNGILVQGAIIIRKPGIMVKARYEIPKFIEFDRIEPLIRKEIEAIEDYMGYLSITVDETTLNTYILMAVAKFNVLDADLKRGEMFLRIMKLVEPLKSVN from the coding sequence ATGGCAGGAAATGGGAAGAACAACCTCGCACTGAAAATTGTTGGACTGATGTTTGTGATGGCTGCTGTTCTGTTCCTTATCTATCTGGTAACAACAGTGTTTCATATCATACCTCTCAAGTTCACGGTATACGTCAATGCCATCTTCATCGGCATTATCGTATATGTGATCATAAGAATAATTCTGGGATTCCTGAACAGGTATCTCCGGAAATATATGGATGTAAGGAAAGTCCATCCAATCATGTTTTTGGTTTCCCTGCTGTCATATTTCATTCTAGGTATAGTGGTCCTCTCATCCCTGGGTATCGACGTTTCCTCACTCATACTTGGGGGTTCCCTTATCTCAGTTGTTCTGGGTCTAGCAGCAAGCACCGTTCTAGCCAATCAGTTTGCAGGAATTCTGTTTGTTGTTGTACGGCCATTCAACATAGGTGATCTTGTGACAATGAACATGTGGCAGTATGGAGGGGCTTTCCCAACCCTCTTCCCCAAATACTTCTCCGTCGACAGGATCGAAGCGACCGCTTACACGGGAAAGGTTGTTGACATAACTATAAATTACACGATACTTGATCTCGCAAGCGGCGACAGGGTGAAAATTCCCAACGGAATACTTGTGCAGGGAGCCATAATCATACGAAAGCCAGGCATCATGGTCAAAGCGAGGTATGAGATTCCAAAGTTCATAGAATTTGACAGGATCGAACCGCTCATCAGGAAAGAAATCGAGGCTATAGAGGACTACATGGGATACCTATCAATAACTGTTGATGAAACGACGCTGAATACATATATACTCATGGCCGTTGCAAAGTTCAATGTACTTGATGCCGATCTGAAAAGAGGCGAGATGTTCCTCAGGATTATGAAACTGGTGGAACCCTTGAAATCCGTGAACTGA
- a CDS encoding acetate--CoA ligase family protein — protein sequence MATEGNTVGNGDIQKLFKPASIAVIGASSDPDKIGYQIVLNLKDGGYKGKIFPVNPKAKEILGFRVYPDVAAIGEKIDLALLSVPAAITPQVAEECGKAGVGSIIVVASGFSEVGNSDLEARLLDSAKKYNVRMLGPNVVGLLSNPMRMNASFAPFLPYAGKIGMVSQSGAMIIALDAKTWVDRIGMSYLVSIGNMADLDFSDILTYLVNDEDTSCITLYVEGIKNGRRFLDVGRNSNKPIVMLKAGKSKHGSVAASSHTGSLAGSDKIYDGAMKQAGILRADTIDDLFDMSLALSLQPTMKGPNLLIITNGGGIGVLATDASEMYGIPIDTPSDELRHKLAAFMPSFASTKNPIDMSAMATGNTYQDVITNALQDPGVDGVVVLYCEVSNLDPQVAAKSILKGKIESGVDKPVCVGMVGGEATERAIEWLQKNEIPSYTSPEKAVMAMSTLRKHEVLNQNRKAATDVKGIRRDDVDAILREKVSSGNRLVSEIESKKIFSLYGIHVNSSELATNEEELKNVARNFQFPVVLKIQSKDISHKFDVGGVILNIKNMDALMDSYHQMIKTVSQKAPDAKIDGVVVEEMLRPGLETIVGTAVDPSFGPSVMFGMGGTNVEAIGDVTFRVAPVDSFNARQMISETLAGRLFKGTRGRKDLDMDSVIDTIQKIGLLAYNHPQIKEIDVNPLTVYEDGCIAVDARIILN from the coding sequence ATGGCAACAGAAGGAAATACCGTTGGTAATGGAGATATCCAGAAGCTATTCAAACCGGCGTCCATAGCAGTTATTGGCGCGTCTTCTGACCCTGATAAGATCGGATACCAGATTGTTCTAAACCTTAAGGATGGAGGATACAAGGGGAAAATATTCCCGGTTAATCCAAAAGCAAAAGAAATCCTGGGATTCCGGGTATATCCAGATGTTGCCGCAATAGGAGAGAAAATAGATCTTGCCCTGCTTTCAGTTCCTGCAGCAATAACTCCACAGGTCGCTGAAGAATGCGGGAAAGCTGGCGTGGGGAGCATAATAGTTGTTGCATCCGGCTTTTCCGAGGTTGGGAACAGCGATCTTGAGGCCAGGCTTCTGGATTCTGCAAAGAAATACAATGTTAGAATGCTTGGGCCAAATGTTGTTGGTCTGCTGAGCAACCCCATGAGGATGAATGCTTCATTTGCTCCGTTTCTTCCGTACGCAGGCAAGATCGGAATGGTTTCTCAGAGCGGAGCCATGATAATAGCTCTGGATGCCAAGACATGGGTTGACAGGATTGGCATGAGCTATCTCGTAAGCATAGGAAATATGGCAGACCTTGATTTTTCAGATATCCTGACTTACCTGGTGAATGATGAGGATACATCCTGTATTACACTTTACGTAGAAGGAATCAAGAATGGAAGGAGATTTCTTGATGTGGGAAGAAATTCCAACAAGCCCATCGTTATGCTCAAGGCTGGAAAATCAAAGCATGGATCAGTCGCAGCAAGTTCACACACAGGTTCCCTGGCTGGATCTGACAAAATATATGACGGTGCTATGAAGCAGGCTGGCATCCTGAGGGCAGACACTATCGACGATCTCTTTGACATGTCTCTGGCGCTTTCCCTCCAGCCAACCATGAAGGGACCCAACCTTCTGATAATAACAAATGGTGGAGGTATTGGAGTACTGGCAACTGACGCCAGCGAGATGTATGGCATCCCAATTGATACCCCGTCTGATGAGCTCCGTCACAAACTGGCTGCCTTCATGCCATCCTTTGCCAGCACTAAAAACCCAATAGACATGAGCGCAATGGCAACAGGGAACACGTATCAGGATGTCATCACCAATGCACTCCAGGATCCAGGAGTGGACGGGGTGGTGGTCCTTTACTGCGAGGTTTCAAACCTTGATCCCCAGGTTGCGGCAAAGTCAATACTGAAGGGAAAAATTGAGTCCGGAGTGGACAAACCGGTCTGTGTGGGAATGGTAGGAGGAGAGGCAACTGAACGTGCAATTGAATGGCTCCAGAAGAATGAAATCCCCTCGTATACCTCACCGGAGAAAGCTGTCATGGCAATGTCAACCCTCAGAAAGCATGAGGTCCTGAATCAGAACAGGAAGGCTGCAACTGATGTCAAAGGAATAAGACGCGACGATGTGGACGCAATTCTTCGGGAAAAGGTCAGCAGTGGCAACAGGCTTGTTTCCGAAATCGAGTCCAAGAAAATATTCAGTCTCTATGGAATACATGTGAATTCAAGCGAACTTGCCACAAATGAGGAAGAACTTAAGAACGTGGCCAGAAACTTCCAGTTTCCAGTAGTTCTCAAGATACAGAGCAAAGACATATCGCACAAATTCGATGTGGGAGGTGTAATACTGAACATAAAGAACATGGATGCCCTCATGGATTCTTATCACCAGATGATAAAAACTGTGTCGCAGAAAGCACCGGATGCAAAAATAGATGGAGTTGTGGTGGAAGAAATGCTCAGACCGGGGCTTGAAACCATTGTGGGCACTGCAGTTGATCCTTCCTTCGGTCCATCTGTTATGTTCGGAATGGGTGGAACAAATGTTGAGGCCATTGGAGATGTTACTTTCAGGGTTGCACCCGTGGACAGTTTCAATGCCAGGCAGATGATCTCCGAGACACTTGCGGGGAGGCTTTTCAAGGGTACCAGAGGCAGAAAGGATCTTGACATGGATTCAGTTATAGACACAATTCAGAAAATAGGGCTACTTGCTTACAATCACCCCCAGATAAAGGAAATTGATGTCAATCCCCTCACAGTCTATGAGGATGGCTGTATCGCGGTTGATGCCAGAATAATACTGAATTAA
- a CDS encoding SPFH domain-containing protein: MFGKKSSKIPYSGGSVAGSITIAWETQFKEGNVMWKVPRLIRLNDNIVVREDETAVFFRDGKVLTYFDQPNRYALTDFNAPVVGELLKFFSGVQQQAEVYYIQRRFLDGKFGSPEPYQFTDPTFGVVNLKVYGEYRWKISSPENFINQFVGTFNVETSDDVEARMREQIVILVYTALGQMKEKGLKVTDIPANLTTIEQIILAMAPDHFRQYGVEINKIQGLNISLPDEVQKAIDTRSDMSVLGVNYIQYQAGQAMVDAAKNPTGVAGAGAGLGVGLGAGAGMGYGMSGQLMGASQTQPTRTCPKCGSLVPANVSFCPNCGSPMGNQTNTCPKCGAAVPAGSKFCPNCGFNMSTPATRKCPSCGAEVSSTAKFCPNCGKQL, from the coding sequence ATGTTTGGAAAAAAATCTAGCAAGATACCATATTCAGGTGGCAGTGTTGCCGGTTCAATTACAATAGCCTGGGAAACGCAGTTCAAGGAAGGAAACGTAATGTGGAAGGTTCCCAGACTCATCCGGCTTAATGATAATATTGTGGTAAGGGAAGACGAAACTGCAGTATTTTTCAGGGACGGCAAAGTTCTCACCTACTTTGACCAGCCAAACAGGTATGCCCTGACGGATTTCAACGCACCTGTTGTGGGAGAACTTCTTAAGTTTTTTTCGGGTGTTCAGCAGCAGGCTGAAGTTTATTACATACAGAGAAGGTTCCTTGACGGGAAATTTGGCAGCCCGGAACCATACCAGTTTACAGACCCCACATTCGGGGTTGTCAACCTTAAAGTTTACGGCGAATACAGGTGGAAGATATCCAGCCCTGAAAACTTCATCAACCAGTTCGTGGGTACATTCAATGTTGAGACATCCGATGATGTGGAAGCAAGGATGCGGGAACAGATTGTAATCCTTGTATATACTGCCTTAGGCCAGATGAAGGAGAAAGGTCTCAAGGTTACAGACATACCCGCAAACCTCACAACAATTGAACAGATAATACTGGCAATGGCTCCTGATCATTTCAGGCAATACGGTGTTGAGATCAACAAGATTCAGGGCCTTAATATATCACTCCCAGACGAGGTGCAGAAGGCTATTGATACGAGGTCCGACATGTCAGTCCTGGGGGTGAATTATATCCAGTACCAGGCAGGACAGGCCATGGTTGATGCGGCAAAAAATCCAACAGGCGTTGCAGGAGCTGGAGCTGGCCTTGGAGTTGGTCTGGGAGCCGGCGCTGGGATGGGCTACGGGATGTCGGGGCAGCTGATGGGTGCAAGCCAGACTCAACCCACAAGGACGTGTCCCAAATGCGGATCACTGGTGCCCGCCAACGTGAGTTTCTGCCCGAACTGCGGCAGTCCTATGGGAAATCAAACAAATACGTGTCCCAAATGTGGTGCGGCAGTTCCCGCCGGGTCAAAATTCTGCCCGAATTGCGGTTTTAACATGTCAACCCCGGCAACCAGGAAATGTCCTTCCTGTGGTGCGGAAGTATCATCTACTGCAAAGTTTTGTCCAAATTGCGGTAAACAACTTTAG